TCCTTCTTCTCTAATCTTAAAATACTTATGCACAAGCATGCTTGCTAGTACTAAATCGGCACAAtgcatctcatgggctcatggCACACTAAAATatccttaaattttattaatgagtGACTAGTGGAACAAATATTTACTAAATTTTGGTACTAAGTTCCTTAGAATATGACCGTATAAGAGTATTATTTTACGTAAGCCCAATGATAGAGGAGCTACTATGTTTCGACTCCTATAGTGAAGATAACAAGGCACCCATCACAGTTAGCAGAAAATAACATGCTAGTCAATTTCCCCTTTCTTCCATCTTGTCTTGGCATTAATATAATGCATAATAGAGAAATTATGACTGATTCAAAGGTCATATCAGTATCTTACAGatatttgataaataatttagaGCTCAGGTCACTGTCAACCACCAAAATGGGTTTGTTTCACTAAAATAGAAGGATGTATGATTTTCAATGACAGAACAAAATACAGTACGCAATTAACCATAATTCAGTGATACCCAAAATCCAAACAGAATAGTCTCTTCATAGAGAGTGCTTTAAACACACAAATATTGTGAAAACTTTTGTCCATCATATTCTACCCAACAGAAAGAACAGACTTACCTTATGAATCCTCAATATACGGGGTGCACTTAGTTTCCCTTGTGTGAGGATCTGGACAGTTGAACCCTCACATGGATGTAAATAAAAGCTGCACCTGCagaatacataaaatttttgttgggaAAAAGAATTCACAGAcccctttttcttattttcttttatatattagtAAATGAGAACTTAAACATGTCTTCTGGGAAATAAAAGGGGCAAAGAATATGAAGAAATTGCAGCCACAAGAAGAAGCCAAGCAGCAAAGTCCTTAGGACGTGAGGGAgaaaatcttttaaaattttcacaagcATCATATTAGTTTTATGAGGTTCTAACAGAAGTATTGTGAAGTCAAGTGCTTTGTGCAAAACACATAGATATAATTAACTGGATATATTTGAAACATTGTCCTTAACCAATAGTGACTcccaaaaattaattgaattttttaaaataccaATACCAAGTGCCCATTTGGTACAgcttattttcatcattttgaaAATAGGGTTGTTTGAAAAGGATGTAcctagaaaaaattgaagttttaaataactgtattttgaaaacatttggTTTGAAACTGCACTACCAAATGGGTACTAAGCAGAAAGCAGCGGGCATCTTCCAAAGAACACAACGGCAATGATAAAAGGTGTATATGCAGCtttacccctctctctctctcgtcctccccttctctctctctcatttattttataaggtGTATATGAATTTATGCAGCTTTTCTGGCAAGTAACATACCAAAATTAAGCAAAATATCTTTGGATGTTAGAATTTACTTGGTATTTTCTCTGGGAGGGAGCCGATTATTCAACACACAATCTAGACACCAGAAAGGAAAGTCCTTCTCATCTTCAGTTCCCTCTAAATCAGTAATTTTCTTTCTCCATGGACCACCATGAGAGCCCTCAGTAATAATGGATGGAGGGTAAACAGTTGAAAATTCAAATGGTGGATACACCATTGAGTCATTCTCAGCATTAATATCAGCCTCAATTCTTGAATGGGTAAGACTTCTATGGCTAACATCCTTCCCAGATAACAAATCCCCATTTGCTGAAGCCTGGGATCCAAATCTTTGCTTTCTTTTAGCCAACCAATGAGCCAAGAGTCCTTTAAGGGTTTCTCGAGCTAGATTAACCTGCAAAAATACAAGAATGCAACATAATCTTCTAGAGAAGCTTTCATGGTATCAATAGATAATTATACTCAGACCCAGAAAGCAAAAGGTAGATTGTGAATCTACATTCTTAAATTCTAGTAGCgttgttcattaaaaatattcTGCTACAATACCAACAAAATGTGATTGGTAAATTTTCAAAGGACCATCACATTttagaaaaactaaaataacTTGGGAAACCAGAGGATCATAACACTCAGAAACTTATACACAACATATCACAATATTATGGCCTAACAGAAGACCTGTAGAATTTGAGACTATGCTCTGATCTTCCAGGTATACAGAGTTCTTCCAATAGAAGCAATAAATTCAAAAAGACTTtcattctttcaaaagaaattaaactAATTTGATATTCAAAAGAAGcaagacagaaaaaaaaaaaaattaaactaaggttaaaatacttaaaacttgaaaagaaTTAAGTACACAAATATTTTGTTAGTTGAGTTGAAAAAACACTGCATTCATCAGTTCACACTAATAGCAAGCAAATAAGCAAGTCATTCATGGTAGAGAAAGGTAAAGAGAAATCAACCATATATTTCAACCAGTAATgttaaaacttgaaaagaaTAAAGTAcacaaatatttttgtttgttgatcTGAAAAAACAACACATTCATCAGCTCATGCTAATAGCAGGCATAAAAGCAAGTCATTCAAAATATAGTGTTAATTAACCAAATATTTCAACCAGTAATGTATCATCTTTTCGTGCAAGTTGATAAATCCACAAAGAACAGATAATATCCTACATGAGGTACCTCAATATAGAATGCTAGAGCATACAACATATTCCCCTCCCCACTCCcccaaaaagataaaaagagcAACAAGAAGGTCCCTGTGAATTTAAAAGAATATACCTTATCATCCTCAGGTTTCCCTGCAATGTTAAGGTCTGCTGAATACATCTCAGCAGAAAAGCATTGTGGGGTGTCCAAATGGATAGATAAACTTCCAAGCCTGGTATCCACAGTGAACCATGCAGGAATGCTTACCTGAAGcagttcaaaaattaaaattaaaatcaatccATACTGTCAAGATGAAACTACTATATCTCTAATATAGACTAAGCATCATACCATTTCAAATAgttcttcctttttctcctcAAATGACACCTGGAATATTGAAATCAAAagcatgaatttttttacatcgAAACTCAAAAGCATGGATGATAACCAAAGGTGTCCCCtcccaaaatgaaatttataaaaatttaaaatatataaacaaatattgcCAGTATTAATCAGAAGAACTACCCTGGCCCTTATGCCAATCAGGCACTCCTACCATGTCAACAAATATATCATTGTCAAACACAACTAGAAAAAGAACCAGTGTGACCTTTCCATAATCTGCAACTACAATGCCCTTGGTGATCTCCCACAGCTTCACGGAACCAGCAGTATCCTGTCAATGAAAGATGCTGATTTTAAAGGTCTTGTTAAGTAACATATTGTCATTGTAAAGTATGAGGGAAGTCACAATTACCTTAGTCAACACATGCCTtctattattcaaaatttcatgcTGCACTATTCCAGGAGTTCCAGGAATGGTTAGTGTTGGCTCTTTGAAAACAGGAACCTACACAACATTGTTGAAAAACCAGTACCTCAATGAGCCAAGAACACTAATATTAATCCCCAAAATGCAAACATCAAAAATTAGCAAATCCAAgaattaaaaatccaaaaaaaaaaaaaacacacaaaataagAGTATAATCCAAAACTACCAGTGTCCAACAGGGACACATAACCACCTAAGAACTGCAATAACATtaatatatcaaaatacaagTTATGAAAAAACAGAAAGAAGCATTACTCACAAGGGCAGATCCTTCTAAGGAGACCCTTGCCCTCGAAAATGACAAGTTTCCAGCTAAGAATGAACCGCCTCTTTGAAAGACCTTCTGAGGGTTACGTCCTTCAGCAGGCCATCTATGAACAGAAGAATCACTGGTAGCAGCCCATATACTATCATCATGCAAAGCCatttgcaaaatagggtgttcTCCTGTGCAAAGCAAGAAACTCTCCCTTGTCGCCAAGTCTGTCAAGTATAACTGAGGGTATAAACAGAATTGGGCATCAAAAAGATGAGCTTGAAGCTATATAGCAAAAGACATTAAAAACCTACACAAGACAGAAGTACTTGAATTAGTTAGcttataaaagaaaacaatactCACAGAAAGGTCTCTCCCACCACTATAAACATGACTAAATGCTGGAGTGCTAGCAAGTGCCCAAACAGAATCTGTATGCACAGCGTAGGAATGCACACATCGTTGCTGACCAAGATCCCAGAGTCTATGAAGATAGTTGGAATAATTAGTTAACCAAAATGAAAAGACAAATGCTTATATTGTTGACACATTTGTATGCTTGCATATGCTGTGTCATTGTTTTACAGTAAGAAGATAGGTGAGAGATATTAACCTGATCATAGAGTCAGAAGAGCCAGATAAGCATAGTCTGCAAAAATACAAAAGCATCATCAATAtgcaagaaataaaaatattattaaatagtGTATATGCATGCTGTAGAGAAGAGACATCCAACCAGGATGGTTGAAATAGTTGATCTAAGAAAGTTCCATTCAATATGGATGTGAGAGTGTGTGAGTTTGTATAgaggaaacttttttttgtttatcagGAAAATATGTTAACACCCATTGGGATTTGAACCAACAACCTAGCCTTCTACCCTAAGGAGGTACTGTTTCAGCTAAATCTcataggaaaaaattttagaaaaaaatattccaTGTTTGGATAGTTGCAATTTGACAAGTGAAAAATTGGCAACCTATATATCCACTGAAAACTAGCCAACTAATAGCCCAACTTCAAACGACCAACTAAACCAGGTTTCAAGAAAAGCATGAGCCCCAACTgaaatattttagtcatttgCATATTGTATGATGAAGATAATGGTCGGACATTGCATAATTAAGCAAACACTTTTCAAGAATGGAACTGTGAGAAAGAGTACAGCCTTCAACCCaaataataaggaaaaataatttgaaGCAACATTTCATCATCTGCAATTGTTGAACAGGTGCATACAACCATCCAAAACGCAACTTACTTCAGAAACACATCACACTAGAGCAGATCCACAAAAAGATTATTAAAGCAGCATATATATGGACAATTAAGTAGATATAAAGCTTAACTTAAATTCCACTGACCACTTTATCAGAATAAGCACCCTCTTATgcctttctttttaaattactaaGAAAAGTTTTCAAACTTTTTGGTGGAGATCTACTAAATTGTATCCATAACTGTGGGATACTATTATCTTAAATTGGTCTGACTTAACCACATCTTTTctatagaaaaagaaacatgttaaagctctctctctcgctcACATCTAAACCCCTACTAGTAGACACAAATATCTACAACACAACCTCTCAGAGCAACTTCAGAATCACACACAATCCAATTAATGCAGTTTCTGGttcataatattaaaataaatttaaggtAAAATTATATTCCAGAAAATTGAATCCAATCAGAGAAAATAAGTTAAATTCTTTTCAGTCTTATTCAGATATGATTCCTATTACATTTTATAGATATTGAGTTGTAAATCTTCTATTTACATTAAAGATAGAACTAAAAACcaattctttaagttttaaccaATGCAACTTTAGTATATAATTCAAGAAAGAACTGCAGACCCATCAGACATACCTGCCAGTAGAATCCAGAATCAAAGCCCTAATGTTATCTGTATGCCCTCGTAGTTTCATAGTCTTTGAACCGGATCTTGGGTCCCAAACTCGAACAACctagagaaaatgaaaaaaagagatgaatgaCACATTCAATGATAAAAATCAACATATTCAATTCAACCAAGTGCAGATACCTCCAATAATTTCATAGGTAATGCAGAAATGTAATCAAGTCAGAAATCAAAATATAACAGTAACCATATATAAGAGCATACCTTTTCAGTTCCACCAGAGACAAGAAGAGTTCCACTATCATTCATTGCCAACGCATAAACTGACTCCTTATGGCCTTTGGCAGCAATTGGAGCATATCCATGGGACTGATTGGTGTGTGCAGAAATGCTGTTGCTTGAGCTTATGGTACGTAAACTTGAAATTGGTAGTGAATTTCCTGAACCATTGATACCATTTGAACAATCATCTTCCATTGCATCACCTGACTTTGATAGTGGAGTAAGTGCGGCTTCAAGATCCCATATGAAAACCTCCCCTCCAAGGCCACCAGAGGCAACAATATTGCTCTAAAATGCATGACACTATAATAGGATCAGAAGATGATTTTGATGTGATATGATACTATACCTCAAGACAATATGTGCTGtcatattgaataaaaaagttatttagtaGGACAAACTGACAGGAACctttcattcattcatttaagatccaagaaaaaattgaaaaagaaattacatttttttctgcTGCAGCAAGACAAGTAACATAGTCGGAGTGTTGACGGAGAGTCCTTGTACATGTTCCATCAGACAAACTGTTCCATGTCTGGCGTATCATgagtattatgaaaaataacCATATCAGTAAAATATAACAGCCAAAGATAACAAAcagaacccccccccccccccaaaaaaaaaaaaaaaggagaatgaTTAACAAACCTTAAGGGTTGTATCTGAAGAACAGGAAACAAGAGTATTATCACCAACAAGGACAGCATCATTAACCTGTACAACCGCAGACATTCACCACATGTTCAATTGTTGTGAATTATACATGCAGAATACAGTAAAAGCATGAGCAATTGTATTATAAAGATCGAAGAAGATGACTCCATATATCAAGGTAAAAGAACCTTATGAAAATAGATATTAACGTTTAATATGCACTATGAAAATAGATATTAACGTTTGATATGGAATACCCTatcttttccttctcctttccccACATGGGCATGGctgaataaattaaattaagtatATAAGGggtgaaaattttcaaaacaaaaaagtctGCCTTCATATGTCTAGcactcttttattctttttccccTACTTTATTTTGGCAAGGCTGTTCATCAGGTCTAACTGCCATTTATAGAACTGGATTTCACCCGGAGAAAAAACAACTTATATTGGCTCCTTCATCCACACCTAATAGCTAGGAAGTACAGACACTTCATTTTGGGTGCCATACCTATGCTTTCTAGCCAATAGTGaggctaaaaaaaatagtaaagttgCAATAGTCTCTTCTAGCAACTAATGACACATGAATATAATAAGGGAAAAAggcaagaaaaaaataaacagtACCCAATCCACATGAGACTCAAAAGTAGTAGAACAGGTAGCTGCATCATCTGTTAAAGCCCATCTTTTAAGTGTGCCATCACGGCTCCCAGTGAAGAGGTAATCACTGCCATCAGTTCCTGATGACTTCAATAGAGCCAAACAATTTACACCTGCGCAATGCTGCAGATAGAGAAACATTGCAAAACACAGTAATATGAGAATTTATAAGATAACTAAGGGTAGTAAAGTAATCACCCTACTGTTCCTCTAAAAATTCAGAAAAGAATATCTTCTCCCTTCTAAATCCCCAGACACCTGGGATTAACGCCTAATTTATTGGGGGCTGCATTTTAATGGGCCCACACATTCATAGCTAAACCGTTGAAGAAGAACTCTAAATTTCAAATGGCCTTCCAACGTGAGATAGAAGTGGCAAGGTTCTTTTAAGCTTTTTTCCCCCACTAAAAAATagagcaggaaaaaaaaaaaaaaaaaaaaaacaaaacaaaacaaacaaacaaactgcCGTCCAATAACTTTTTATGATGATAGCAAGTTAATTTCTAACAATCTTTATCACAGcaggaaattttgaaaatattgaaaaggtTAACGCTGGAGTTGCACTAATAATAGAATATGATCATTGATGTCTAAGCAAGAGCTACACAgaccaattttatttataaagcACAAAAGGCATCACTATGACAGCTATGCCATCCAAATACAGGGTCTAAAGCAATCTCCAGCAGAAAGGATCTTCAACATATTTAGAGGTGATACAAGAAGGGgccttctttttttatttaaagtatAGGGAACTCAAATAAAATCAGGAGAAGCCAGAGatttatagaaaagaaaggcACACCAGGACATGTTAGTGACAGAttgctcaaaaaataaattgcaattttataagaacaattaagtttttttttttttttaggtataagaacaattaagCTTATTTTCTATGACCAGAGATGAGTGAAGGCGACtctgaccccaaaaaaaaaccttaaaactaggagtttattttaaaactaatataCCTTTGTGTCATCGGCATCATTCAACACATATGTTAACCTCTTCTCCTTACGAGGGCGAGAAGAATTGTTTGTGTTCCCTGCACTACCTACACGGTGCATTGCAGAAACCACTGgaacatatataaacaaataaatcaaaataatgaAACCACAAGCACTTAAAGTTAATCAACTAATTTTATTTAGAACTGATACAGTCAATGCTATCATGTGCTCTCTGTTCTTACAAATACGTCGCACAATTGGTATTCTAGTCTTTTAACAAACAATGACCATAAgcttaccattttttttttttttttggtttttcatttgGGATTCAACGATTTAATACTTATCCAATGTACCATGTAGATAAAAAGTAGCTGTTTAGAAGACTAGTTATAAGAATACAGGCACAAGAGCAGAAATTTCGACTGTCCCAGGTTATCATGCTGAACAGCTCAAACTAGCATTTTAAAAGGTTGATCATAAGAATAAAATACTAAGATCAGCaattaaaaaatgacattttttttattagtaataagggttttattatagaaaatcaaagaaactgCAGTATACAAGAAGCATAGTCATAGTTATCAAAACCGTACTGGAGGTTGATCCGGTTGAAGAATTGGTTCACTGATTCATTGGCTCAACTAGTGGTTCATTGGTTGGTTGAATTGtaggtttattaattaattaaataatatattttttaattataaaaagcaactaaaataaaattaaaaaaatccatttaggtaaattaataaattataacaataaaaaaattacatcaaatgACATAAagttaaagaatataaaaaaataaacacaacatTCATGTAAATCATCCAATAACCAAGATGTATAGTCCAAAAGTCTTGAAACAACATATCtcatataaattcaaaataaatttttagcttAATCATTAAATCCTAGAggataacaaaattatttagatCTCCAAATACAGCTGATGATTAAAATCAATCAGGTGTTATCGTTGTGACATTGGTCACTTGTGTTCCATGCAGACCACTATCTCTTTATCCCTTTCAGTCTCATCACTATCTCTTTAATCTCAACTCTCAACTCTCGTCTCATGGCACAACTCTTACTTTATCTCTTAAGAAAATCTTAATCTTTATCACTTTATGTctttattaatttatcttttcACTCTTCAATAGTTTGGTACTTCGGTTTAGAGCCTCCAGACTTCAAAGTTCAGCCTGTTCAGTGACTTCAGTAGTCCAGTTCAATCTTTTTTCCACAGATACActcggtatttttttttttcttttatctgcAGGTTAAAAAGCTTAACCCGTGCAATCCGTCAGTTTACACAGTTTGAGAATGGGTTATTGCATATCAGGTATTTTATGCCAAATCATTCTAAATAATGCTTTGGTTCACAAGTTTCACAGTTTAACTAGTGGTTTGGTAGTTGGTACAGATTTAATAACTATTATGACAGCAATCTAGAAAGTCAAAAAAAGCAGAAGAGCGATGAGCTGGTAACACTGTCATCCAAtcaaaaaaattgcataatCAACTTTAGATCCATCAAACAATGTTCAGTGTGCACCAGGACCATGTCTAGAAAATCTCCCATTCCAACAGCTCAAAAACTCTATTAAGCATTACCCATTGAACCTCAAATTGACAAAAGACCAGAGACCACAACTCCCGCATGGTCACAACAAAGTAATAAACGATCAACAAACTCCTTGGCTTTCTTACACATATAACACAAATCTACAACTACCATTATGCACCTTCAAAGATTATTCAAAGTAAGAATCTGTCCCAAAGCCAGTGCCCAAGTAAAAAACACTACCTTTTGGCAGCACATTGACCTTCCATATACTCTTCCGGGGAAACAGGGAGCCAGGACCAGCATGTACTTCCTTATAAAAGGATTTCACCTCAAAATCCCACTCCTCATAGGACTCCAACAAATCTAATCTTCTGCACCCCTCCAACAAAtcaaaattgacattttttttttttttatatgtaataaagatttattgatatcaaaaaaagAGACACCCAAGTACACCGGGAGTATATAGTGGTGTAcatatcaaatacaaaaattacattaatcaagtaaatccaaaattgaagaaaaaggtTGGTTTCTCCACACTAAGAACCAGTCCAATAAGGTTCTACAAATAGAAGCTTGAGATTAGGCATAGAGCGctcattttcttcaaaacacctactatttctttccttccaaatacaccacatcaaataATAAGGAACAACAATCCATATATCTCCATTATGATGGCGACCAAATTGACCTTGCCAGCAAGCAAGAAGCTCAACAACAGACATTGGCATAACCcaacaaactccaaataaaccaaaaaccattCCCACAACTCCAAAGCAACCGAACAATGAAGGAATAGATGGTCAACAGTTTCActattacacttgcacatataacaccaatccaaaatatgcatatctttcttttcctaaaattgTCAATTGCCGGACATTTCCCCAAGGCAATAGTCCATACAAAGAAAGCCACTCTAGAAGGAATCTTttgcttccaaatgcttttcccAGGGAAAAACTACTCACTATGGCCAACTAGAAGATGGTAGTACACACTaaccataaaccccttactcttacAAGGTAGCCAACATCTCTTACCTCCCCAATCCCCCTTACAGGAGTGCTATAAATGGTATTTATGAAGCTCCAAAAGCTTACAATTCCCGATTATGCACATCCCTACAAAAATGTATCTCCCAATGAAAGACTCCATTGGTGTACCTCATTAGATCAACCACACTCGCCTCTTTGTTTCCACAAATCCTATATATTTCAGGATAGCAATTTGCAAGAGAAGATGTTCCACACCATTGATCTAGCCAAAACTGCACTTTTGATCCATCTACAATTTCATACAAGATAAACCGAGATAAGGAGGGCCACCCccttctaatatttttccataaactAACTCCATATGGACCAAAGAATGAGCTagaacaccaaccaccccaatcaCAACCATACTTCCCCTCTATCACTTGTCGCCCAAGAGCATCCCTTTCTTGCCCAAATCTCCATAACCACTTCCCTGATAAAGCTACATTAAAGATTCTCAGGTTCCTAATCCCCAAACCACCTGAAGAAAGTGGAGCTAATCCCCAAACCACATGAAGAAAGTGGAGCACAAACCGTAGTCCAATTAACAAGATGAAATTTGGGCTCATCCCCTAGGCCACCCCATAGAAAGTTCCGCTGAAGTCTTGCAATTCGGTTAGCCACTGAAGCAAGAATAGgaaataaagaaaggaaataaatagGAAGATTTGAGAGAGtgcgtttatttatttatttatttattttttataggtaCTCAAAGAACTAtttttaatgagtaaaaaatgaatagtacaagttgttcatgatgatgaacaacaagaaaCAGATGAAACAAAcagcaaaacaaaagagaaggaaatcaGAAAGTTAATCTAAGGGAAAACATAAACTCTGAAAGAGACGAAGAATTAGTAAAACCCCAACAACGAGACCACTCAAAAAGATTACACTGGCATAAAACCTTTAACTCATCCAATGTCTTCTCCATGTTCTCAAAGGAGCGACGATTCGTTCCAACCAAacaatccacattaagcaccctggaatcaaatt
This genomic stretch from Quercus lobata isolate SW786 chromosome 3, ValleyOak3.0 Primary Assembly, whole genome shotgun sequence harbors:
- the LOC115979764 gene encoding WD repeat-containing protein 48 yields the protein MHRVGSAGNTNNSSRPRKEKRLTYVLNDADDTKHCAGVNCLALLKSSGTDGSDYLFTGSRDGTLKRWALTDDAATCSTTFESHVDWVNDAVLVGDNTLVSCSSDTTLKTWNSLSDGTCTRTLRQHSDYVTCLAAAEKNSNIVASGGLGGEVFIWDLEAALTPLSKSGDAMEDDCSNGINGSGNSLPISSLRTISSSNSISAHTNQSHGYAPIAAKGHKESVYALAMNDSGTLLVSGGTEKVVRVWDPRSGSKTMKLRGHTDNIRALILDSTGRLCLSGSSDSMIRLWDLGQQRCVHSYAVHTDSVWALASTPAFSHVYSGGRDLSLYLTDLATRESFLLCTGEHPILQMALHDDSIWAATSDSSVHRWPAEGRNPQKVFQRGGSFLAGNLSFSRARVSLEGSALVPVFKEPTLTIPGTPGIVQHEILNNRRHVLTKDTAGSVKLWEITKGIVVADYGKVSFEEKKEELFEMVSIPAWFTVDTRLGSLSIHLDTPQCFSAEMYSADLNIAGKPEDDKVNLARETLKGLLAHWLAKRKQRFGSQASANGDLLSGKDVSHRSLTHSRIEADINAENDSMVYPPFEFSTVYPPSIITEGSHGGPWRKKITDLEGTEDEKDFPFWCLDCVLNNRLPPRENTKCSFYLHPCEGSTVQILTQGKLSAPRILRIHKVINYVIEKMVLDKPLDSVNPDGTFAPGLAGGQLQHSAIGDGTFRSGLKPWQKLKPSIEILCNNQVLAPDMSLATVRAYIWKKADDLVLNYRLVQGR